In the Mesorhizobium sp. M1D.F.Ca.ET.043.01.1.1 genome, TCGTGCCCAACCGGCGCGGCGTCTGGGCGCGCTTCGAGCACACGCCGTTCGGCAACGGCCGGCCGTTCTCGCGCGGCCAGCTTACCGAATTGCTGCGCGAGGCGAATTTCACGCCCGCCGCGTGGTCCGATGCGCTGTTCTTCCCGCCGTCGCCACGGCGGTTCATGATGCAGTTCCATAACGTGCTGGAGCGGGCCGGCCGGCGCTTCTGGCCGATCTTCTCCGGCGTCATCGTCGTCGAGGCGCAGAAGCGCCTTTACCAGGGCGTGCCGGTCGCGCAGCGCGCATCGCGCCGCGTCTTCGTGCCGGTCTTCTCGCCGCAGGGCGCGACGCGACTCGGCCGAAAGTCGGCCGACACGCTGCGCCGGACAAAGCAGATGACGCGTTCGTGATCGGGGGCAAACCTTGCATCGCACGGCAATCATCACCCTATCTCAGGGCCGGGTTCGAGGTGCGGCATCGGCGTCGATGACCGTTTCCGAAAGCAGGGATACCGCGTATGGATGACAAGCCCCGCGCCGAACAGGCAGCGTTCTCGGTCGAGTCGAGCAGCCTCTCCGACCAACTGGCGGCGATCAGGCTGGCGCTGAAGACGTCGCCGGTGCGCAGGCCGCTCCTGTGGGCCTCGATCGGCATTGTCGGCGTCATCGTCGCGACCTCGATCGGGCAGGTCCTGCTCAACCGCTGGAACCAGCCCTTCTACGACGCGCTGGCGCGGCGCGACCTGCCGGGATTCCTGCACC is a window encoding:
- a CDS encoding methyltransferase domain-containing protein, with the protein product MHSDIVDLRSFYSTTLGRLAERAITMALSSIWAAVPNERLVGLGYTLPWLERFGTDAERVFAFMPATQGAVVWPATGPTATALVFDEELPLVDSCIDRMLLVHSLEHVENPRETLNEIWRVLSPAGRVVIVVPNRRGVWARFEHTPFGNGRPFSRGQLTELLREANFTPAAWSDALFFPPSPRRFMMQFHNVLERAGRRFWPIFSGVIVVEAQKRLYQGVPVAQRASRRVFVPVFSPQGATRLGRKSADTLRRTKQMTRS